In a genomic window of Rhododendron vialii isolate Sample 1 chromosome 12a, ASM3025357v1:
- the LOC131310289 gene encoding serine/arginine-rich splicing factor RSZ21-like has product MSRVYVGNLDPRVSERELEDEFRTYGVLRSVWVARRPPGYAFIEFDDKRDALDAIRDLDGKNGWRVELSHNSKEGNGRRGGGGGGGDLKCYECGEPGHFARECRSRLGSRGLGGGRYRSPSPRRRGSPIYGRRSYSPVGRRSPRRPSYSRSPPYRRSYRD; this is encoded by the exons ATGTCTCGAGTTTACGTTGGGAACTTGGACCCGCGGGTTTCGGAAAGGGAACTCGAAGACGAATTCCGCACCTACGGCGTTCTCAGGAG TGTTTGGGTTGCACGGAGACCACCTGGGTATGCCTTTATTGAGTTTGATGATAAGAGGGATGCTCTTGATGCAATTCGTGATCTTGATG GGAAGAATGGCTGGCGTGTGGAGCTTTCGCACAATTCTAAAGAAGGCAATGGCAGGCGTGGAGGAGGTGGAGGGGGTGGGGACTTGAAGTGTTATGAGTGTGGTGAACCAGGTCATTTTGCACGAGAATGCCGTTCGCGCCTTGGTTCACGGGGTTTGGGGGGTGGACGTTATCGTAGCCCCAGTCCTCGACGCCGCGGTAGTCCAATTTATGGGCGAAG GAGTTATAGCCCGGTGGGGAGAAGGTCCCCACGCCGACCTAGCTACAGCAGGTCACCTCCTTATCGCCGCTCTTACCGTGATTAA